The following proteins are co-located in the Mycolicibacterium goodii genome:
- the corA gene encoding magnesium/cobalt transporter CorA, which translates to MPRFRAPRAEPNAADIHIPVAQAMVDCGVYCEGTRLPGKYTHAGAVNKVRELQSAGRKAFVWIGLHAPDDFQMQAVADVFGLHELAVEDAVHAHQRPKLERYDTTLFLVLKTINYVEHDSVENAREIVETGEIMVFVGPEFVVTVRHGEHGSLAGVRKRLDSAPSILKLGPFAVMHAIADHVVDSYLDVTDLIETDIDAMEEDVFSPRSRTGIESIYLLKREVVEMRRAVAPLTQALSRLLTDHNDLISVEVRRYMRDVLDHNVIASERVASYDEMLSSLVQAALGKIAVQQNVDMRKISAWVAIAAVPTALAGIYGMNFDHMPELHWTWGYPAVLCVMALVCFVLYRTFRRNNWL; encoded by the coding sequence ATGCCACGATTCCGCGCACCGCGGGCCGAACCCAACGCCGCCGACATCCACATCCCCGTGGCGCAGGCGATGGTGGACTGCGGTGTCTACTGCGAGGGCACCCGCCTACCCGGCAAATACACCCACGCCGGAGCCGTCAACAAGGTCCGCGAACTGCAGTCCGCGGGCAGGAAGGCCTTCGTGTGGATCGGCCTGCACGCGCCCGACGACTTCCAGATGCAGGCCGTGGCAGACGTTTTCGGCCTGCACGAACTCGCGGTCGAGGACGCGGTGCACGCGCACCAGCGGCCAAAGCTGGAACGCTACGACACCACACTGTTCCTGGTGCTCAAGACGATCAACTACGTCGAGCACGATTCCGTCGAGAACGCCAGAGAGATCGTCGAGACCGGCGAGATCATGGTGTTCGTCGGACCGGAGTTCGTCGTCACGGTGCGCCACGGCGAACACGGCAGCCTCGCAGGCGTGCGCAAACGCCTCGACTCCGCACCGTCGATCCTCAAGCTCGGGCCGTTCGCCGTCATGCACGCGATCGCCGACCACGTCGTGGACAGCTACCTCGATGTCACCGATCTGATCGAGACCGACATCGACGCCATGGAAGAAGACGTCTTCTCACCGCGCAGCCGCACCGGCATCGAGAGCATCTACCTGCTCAAGCGCGAGGTGGTGGAGATGCGTCGCGCGGTCGCCCCGCTGACCCAGGCGCTGTCGCGTCTGCTCACCGACCACAACGACCTGATCTCCGTCGAGGTCCGCCGCTACATGCGCGATGTGCTCGACCACAATGTGATCGCCTCCGAACGGGTCGCGAGCTACGACGAGATGCTCAGCTCACTCGTGCAGGCCGCGCTCGGCAAGATCGCGGTGCAACAGAACGTGGACATGCGCAAGATCTCGGCATGGGTGGCGATCGCCGCCGTACCGACCGCACTGGCGGGCATCTACGGCATGAACTTCGACCACATGCCCGAATTGCATTGGACCTGGGGCTATCCCGCGGTGCTCTGCGTCATGGCCCTGGTGTGCTTCGTGCTGTACCGCACGTTCCGCCGGAACAACTGGCTGTAG
- a CDS encoding NADP-dependent malic enzyme, producing the protein MSELVRTPQVVIEDAEIFAAHEGGKLNVELMSPLDTQRALSIAYTPGVAQVSRAIAADATLADKYTWANRLVAVVSDGSAVLGLGDIGAAASLPVMEGKAALFKTFGGLNSIPIVLDTKDPDEIVETLIRLRPTFGAVNLEDISAPRCFEIERRVIEALDCPVMHDDQHGTAIVVLAALLGAVKVLDRDLPSLKVVVSGAGAAGVACTNILLNAGITDIVVLDSKGIVSGGRSDLNEFKADLAGRTNPRGLTGGLAEALAGADVFLGVSAGLVPEELIATMAPKGIVFALSNPDPEIHPDAARKHAAVVATGRSDFPNQINNVLAFPGVFRGALDAGARRITEEMKVAAAHAIFSVVGDDIAVDNIVPSALDPRVGPAVAAAVAEAAGV; encoded by the coding sequence GTGTCGGAATTGGTGCGTACCCCTCAAGTGGTCATCGAAGACGCCGAGATTTTTGCCGCGCACGAAGGCGGAAAACTCAATGTCGAGTTGATGTCCCCGTTGGACACCCAACGCGCGTTGTCCATCGCCTATACCCCCGGTGTGGCCCAGGTCAGCCGCGCGATCGCCGCGGATGCGACGCTGGCCGACAAGTACACGTGGGCCAACCGTCTGGTCGCGGTCGTCAGCGACGGCAGTGCCGTGCTCGGTCTCGGTGACATCGGAGCGGCGGCATCGCTTCCGGTCATGGAGGGCAAGGCCGCGTTGTTCAAGACGTTCGGCGGCCTGAATTCCATCCCGATCGTGCTGGACACCAAGGATCCCGACGAGATCGTCGAGACCCTGATCCGGCTGCGCCCCACGTTCGGCGCGGTGAATCTGGAGGACATCTCGGCGCCGCGCTGTTTCGAGATCGAGCGCCGCGTGATCGAGGCGCTGGACTGCCCGGTGATGCACGACGATCAGCACGGCACGGCCATCGTGGTGCTGGCCGCGCTGCTCGGTGCGGTCAAGGTGCTCGACCGTGACCTTCCCAGCCTGAAGGTCGTGGTCTCCGGGGCAGGCGCCGCGGGCGTCGCATGCACCAACATCCTGCTCAACGCCGGCATCACCGACATCGTCGTGCTGGACAGCAAGGGCATCGTCTCGGGCGGCCGCAGCGATCTCAACGAGTTCAAGGCCGACCTCGCCGGGCGTACCAATCCGCGGGGACTGACCGGCGGACTGGCCGAGGCGCTCGCGGGCGCCGACGTGTTCCTCGGTGTGTCGGCCGGCCTGGTGCCCGAGGAACTCATCGCGACAATGGCGCCCAAGGGCATCGTGTTCGCGCTGTCCAACCCGGATCCGGAGATCCACCCGGATGCCGCGCGCAAGCATGCCGCGGTGGTCGCGACCGGCCGCAGCGACTTCCCGAACCAGATCAACAATGTGCTGGCGTTCCCCGGGGTGTTCCGCGGCGCGCTCGACGCGGGTGCGCGCCGGATCACCGAGGAGATGAAAGTCGCTGCCGCGCATGCGATTTTCTCGGTGGTCGGCGACGACATCGCGGTGGACAACATCGTGCCGAGCGCGCTCGATCCGCGGGTGGGTCCGGCTGTGGCGGCCGCGGTGGCCGAGGCTGCCGGGGTCTGA
- a CDS encoding glycine betaine ABC transporter substrate-binding protein, which translates to MRRIVVSAVLVVLALIVAGCGGPSGPPPIPVGAAPGAESALIGHLYAAALRYYGSPAEVVETDEGLGALDSAQVTVLPGFTGQLLVALNPGASARADEQVYRDLLSALPEGVAAGDYTTSAQDKPALVVTEATTKRWGGTDLAALGRHCAAVRPGAVAGAQVPTAIGQCTPAVPVRFDDEDKLFAALDAGKIDAAWARTADPDIPSQLVVLADRTALIRAENLVPLYRRNELDERQIRALNEIAGVLDTGSLADMRRKVADGADPGAVADEFLQANPLGH; encoded by the coding sequence ATGCGCCGCATCGTGGTCTCGGCCGTCCTGGTGGTGCTGGCGCTGATCGTGGCCGGCTGCGGCGGACCCTCGGGCCCGCCGCCCATCCCGGTCGGCGCGGCCCCCGGCGCCGAGTCGGCGCTGATCGGTCACCTGTATGCGGCGGCGCTGCGGTACTACGGCTCACCGGCGGAGGTGGTCGAGACCGACGAGGGACTCGGCGCGCTGGATTCGGCGCAGGTGACGGTGCTGCCCGGCTTCACCGGGCAGTTGCTGGTCGCGCTGAACCCCGGCGCGTCGGCGCGGGCCGACGAACAGGTGTACCGCGATCTGCTCTCGGCGCTGCCGGAAGGCGTCGCGGCGGGCGATTACACGACGTCGGCGCAGGACAAGCCCGCGCTCGTGGTGACCGAGGCGACCACGAAGCGCTGGGGTGGCACCGATCTGGCCGCGTTGGGTCGCCACTGTGCCGCGGTGCGGCCGGGTGCGGTGGCCGGTGCGCAAGTGCCGACTGCGATCGGCCAGTGCACACCGGCGGTGCCGGTGCGCTTCGATGACGAGGACAAGCTCTTCGCGGCGCTGGACGCGGGGAAGATCGACGCGGCATGGGCGCGGACCGCCGACCCGGACATCCCGTCGCAGCTGGTGGTGCTCGCCGACCGGACGGCGCTGATCCGCGCCGAGAACCTGGTTCCGCTGTACCGGCGCAATGAACTCGACGAGCGCCAGATCCGCGCCCTCAACGAGATCGCCGGGGTGCTCGACACCGGTTCACTGGCCGATATGCGGCGCAAGGTCGCCGATGGCGCCGATCCCGGCGCGGTGGCCGACGAGTTCCTGCAGGCCAACCCGCTCGGCCACTGA
- a CDS encoding SDR family NAD(P)-dependent oxidoreductase, with protein MEGFAGKVAVVTGAGSGIGQALAIELGRSGAKLAISDVDTEGLAATEERLKAIGAPVKADRLDVTEREAFLAYADAVKEHYGTVNQIYNNAGIAFTGDIEISEFKDIERVMDVDFWGVVNGTKAFLPHLIASGDGHVINVSSVFGLFSVPGQAAYNSAKFAVRGFTEALRQEMAVAKHPVKVTTVHPGGIKTAIARNATAAEGLDAKELAEAFDKKLANTTPQRAAAIILDGVRKNKARVLVGPDAKVLDIIVRITGSGYQRLFSAVTKRAMPR; from the coding sequence ATGGAGGGCTTCGCCGGGAAAGTCGCCGTCGTCACCGGCGCCGGAAGCGGTATCGGGCAGGCGCTGGCCATCGAACTGGGCCGCTCGGGAGCCAAACTGGCGATCAGCGACGTCGACACCGAAGGCCTCGCCGCGACCGAGGAACGGCTCAAGGCCATCGGCGCCCCGGTGAAGGCCGACCGGCTCGACGTGACCGAACGCGAGGCGTTCCTGGCCTACGCCGACGCGGTCAAGGAGCACTACGGCACGGTCAACCAGATCTACAACAACGCGGGCATCGCGTTCACCGGCGACATCGAGATATCCGAGTTCAAGGACATCGAGCGGGTGATGGACGTGGACTTCTGGGGTGTGGTCAACGGCACCAAGGCGTTCCTGCCGCATCTCATCGCCTCCGGCGACGGGCACGTGATCAACGTGTCGAGCGTGTTCGGCCTGTTCTCGGTGCCCGGCCAGGCCGCCTACAACTCGGCGAAGTTCGCGGTGCGCGGGTTCACCGAGGCACTGCGCCAGGAGATGGCGGTGGCCAAGCATCCCGTCAAGGTCACCACGGTGCACCCGGGCGGCATCAAGACCGCGATCGCCCGCAACGCCACCGCGGCCGAGGGTCTCGACGCCAAAGAACTCGCCGAGGCCTTCGACAAGAAGCTCGCCAACACCACACCGCAGCGGGCCGCCGCGATCATTCTCGACGGCGTGCGCAAGAACAAGGCCCGCGTGCTCGTCGGGCCCGACGCCAAGGTGCTCGACATCATCGTGCGGATCACCGGATCGGGTTACCAGCGGCTGTTCTCCGCCGTCACCAAACGGGCCATGCCGCGCTGA
- a CDS encoding helix-turn-helix domain-containing protein: MVRTPLTPEQVAAGRRLGRTLRAARGARTLEEVAASAGISPETLRKIETGRLPSPAFGTIVGLSDALGVPLAHLAEVWRPAKAAAS; encoded by the coding sequence GTGGTCCGCACCCCGCTCACCCCCGAACAGGTCGCCGCCGGACGCCGACTCGGCCGCACGCTGCGCGCCGCGCGGGGGGCGCGCACCCTCGAAGAGGTCGCCGCGTCGGCAGGCATCTCGCCGGAGACGCTGCGCAAGATCGAGACCGGGCGCCTGCCCTCCCCCGCGTTCGGCACCATCGTCGGACTCAGCGACGCACTCGGCGTGCCGCTGGCACACCTCGCCGAGGTGTGGCGGCCGGCAAAGGCCGCGGCGTCCTAA
- the map gene encoding type I methionyl aminopeptidase, producing the protein MIELKTPAEIDKMRTTGRFVAEVLGELGSMAAVGVNLMDLEHRARDMVADRGATSCYWDYHPSFGSGPFRNVICLSVNDAVLHGLPHSYVLRDGDVLSLDFAVSIDGWVADAARTVIVGTPDPEDERLVRATREALAAGTAAAVPGNRLGDISAAIGAVAADYGYPVNLEFGGHGLGRTMHEDPHVPNRGKPGRGMRLREGMTLALEPWFARTTDRIKFDRDGWTIRSADGSRTAHTENTVAITADGPLVLTA; encoded by the coding sequence ATGATCGAACTGAAAACCCCCGCCGAGATCGACAAGATGCGGACCACCGGCCGCTTCGTGGCCGAGGTGCTCGGTGAACTCGGCAGCATGGCAGCCGTCGGGGTCAACCTGATGGACCTCGAACACCGCGCCCGCGACATGGTCGCCGATCGCGGCGCGACGTCCTGCTACTGGGACTACCACCCGTCGTTCGGGTCGGGCCCGTTCCGCAACGTGATCTGCCTGTCGGTGAACGACGCTGTGCTGCATGGACTTCCGCACAGCTATGTGCTGCGCGACGGTGACGTGCTGAGCCTGGACTTCGCGGTCTCCATCGACGGCTGGGTCGCCGACGCCGCCCGCACCGTGATCGTCGGAACCCCCGACCCGGAGGACGAACGTCTGGTGCGGGCGACGCGCGAGGCGCTGGCGGCGGGCACCGCGGCCGCCGTGCCGGGCAACCGGCTCGGCGACATCTCCGCGGCCATCGGCGCCGTCGCCGCCGACTACGGCTATCCCGTCAACCTCGAGTTCGGCGGCCACGGCCTCGGCCGCACGATGCACGAGGATCCGCACGTCCCCAACCGGGGCAAACCCGGACGCGGTATGCGGCTGCGGGAGGGGATGACGCTGGCACTCGAACCCTGGTTCGCGCGCACCACCGACCGCATCAAGTTCGACCGCGACGGCTGGACCATCCGGTCGGCCGATGGTTCACGCACCGCCCACACCGAGAACACCGTGGCGATCACGGCCGACGGTCCGCTGGTGCTGACGGCGTGA
- a CDS encoding MFS transporter, which translates to MTVTADLVDGAPRTPDEKKTVRTAVAASVVGTTIEWYDFFLYATAASLVFNHAFFPDQSSLVGTMLAFATFAVGFVVRPIGGFVFGHVGDRIGRKKTLALTMLLMGVATALMGFLPTAAQMGVLAPILLLVLRIVQGFALGGEWAGAVLLAVEHSPGNRRGLFGSIPQIGLALGLALGTAVFVVLQLVLSAEAFLSYGWRIAFLISIVLVIFGVVVRFRVAETPAFERVQREDDRSAVPVRDVFRPPVLRSTILGLLSRWGEGAAFNTWGVFTIAYATTTLKLDKVAVLTVVTVAALLMAVLLPVSGVLADRFSPRTVYAAGIAAYGVIVFPAFALFNTGSIAAYAVGMILAFGVIHALFYGAQGTLYASLFPTRSRYTGLSTVYQLSGVYASGLTPLILTSLIAAGGGRPWYACGYLVATAVISVIATLLLRPEH; encoded by the coding sequence ATGACTGTCACCGCAGATCTGGTCGACGGAGCGCCCCGGACACCTGACGAGAAGAAGACCGTCCGCACCGCCGTCGCGGCGAGTGTGGTCGGCACGACGATCGAGTGGTACGACTTCTTCCTGTACGCGACCGCCGCGAGCCTCGTGTTCAACCACGCGTTCTTCCCCGACCAGAGCTCGTTGGTCGGGACCATGCTCGCGTTCGCGACGTTCGCGGTGGGCTTCGTGGTGCGCCCGATCGGCGGATTCGTGTTCGGTCATGTCGGCGACCGCATCGGCCGCAAGAAGACCCTCGCGCTGACCATGCTGTTGATGGGCGTGGCCACCGCGTTGATGGGCTTCCTGCCGACCGCCGCGCAGATGGGGGTGCTCGCACCGATCCTGCTGCTGGTGCTGCGCATCGTGCAGGGGTTCGCGCTCGGCGGCGAATGGGCGGGTGCGGTGCTGCTGGCCGTCGAGCACAGCCCGGGTAACCGCCGCGGCCTGTTCGGCAGCATCCCGCAGATCGGCCTGGCGCTTGGGCTGGCGCTGGGCACCGCGGTGTTCGTCGTCCTGCAGCTCGTGCTGTCGGCGGAGGCGTTCTTGTCCTACGGCTGGCGCATCGCGTTCCTGATCAGCATCGTGCTGGTGATCTTCGGTGTGGTGGTGCGCTTCCGCGTCGCCGAGACCCCGGCCTTCGAGCGGGTTCAGCGCGAGGACGACCGCTCGGCGGTTCCGGTGCGCGACGTGTTCAGGCCGCCGGTGCTCCGCTCGACGATCCTCGGTCTGCTGTCGCGCTGGGGTGAGGGCGCGGCGTTCAACACCTGGGGCGTCTTCACGATCGCGTACGCGACGACGACGCTGAAGCTCGACAAGGTCGCGGTGTTGACCGTCGTGACCGTGGCCGCGCTGCTGATGGCGGTCCTGCTGCCGGTGTCGGGTGTGCTCGCCGACCGGTTCAGCCCGCGCACGGTGTACGCGGCGGGCATCGCGGCGTACGGCGTGATCGTGTTCCCGGCGTTCGCGTTGTTCAACACCGGCAGCATCGCGGCGTACGCGGTGGGCATGATCCTGGCGTTCGGCGTGATCCATGCGCTGTTCTACGGCGCCCAGGGCACGCTGTATGCCTCACTGTTCCCGACCCGCAGCCGCTACACGGGCCTGTCGACGGTGTACCAGCTCTCCGGTGTGTACGCCTCGGGTCTGACCCCGCTGATCCTGACCTCACTGATCGCCGCGGGCGGCGGCAGGCCGTGGTACGCCTGCGGTTATCTGGTGGCAACGGCCGTCATCAGCGTGATCGCCACGCTGCTGCTGCGCCCGGAGCACTGA
- a CDS encoding multifunctional oxoglutarate decarboxylase/oxoglutarate dehydrogenase thiamine pyrophosphate-binding subunit/dihydrolipoyllysine-residue succinyltransferase subunit: MSSSPSPFGQNEWLVEEMYRKFRDDPSSVDPSWHEFLVDYSPEPTTDTAANGRTTTAAPVTPPTPAPAPAPAPKAEPAAQPKAKEAAKEAAKEAGAKPEKKVETKPAKPATVAEGDESQILRGAAAAVVKNMNASLEVPTATSVRAIPAKLMIDNRVVINNHLKRTRGGKISFTHLLGYAIVQAVKKFPNMNRHFAVVDGKPTAVTPAHTNLGLAIDLQGKDGNRALVVAAIKRCETMRFGQFIAAYEDIVRRARDGKLTAEDFSGVTISLTNPGTLGTVHSVPRLMQGQGAIIGAGAMEYPAEFQGASEERIAELGIGKLITLTSTYDHRIIQGAESGDFLRTIHHLLLDDEFFDEIFRELGIPYEPVRWRTDNPDSIEDKNARVVELIAAYRNRGHLMADIDPLRLDNTRFRSHPDLDVNSHGLTLWDLDREFKVDGFAGAQHKKLRDILSVLRDAYCRHVGVEYTHILEPEQQRWIQERVEVKHDKPTVAQQKYILSKLNAAEAFETFLQTKYVGQKRFSLEGAETVIPMMDAVIDQCAEHGLDEVVIAMPHRGRLNVLANIVGKPYSQIFSEFEGNLNPSQAHGSGDVKYHLGATGTYIQMFGDNDIEVSLTANPSHLEAVDPVLEGLVRAKQDLLDTGEEGSDDRFSVVPLMLHGDAAFAGQGVVAETLNLALLRGYRTGGTIHIVVNNQIGFTTAPTDSRSSEYCTDVAKMIGAPIFHVNGDDPEACAWVARLAVDFRQAFKKDVVIDMLCYRRRGHNEGDDPSMTQPYMYDVIDTKRGSRKAYTEALIGRGDISMKEAEDALRDYQGQLERVFNEVRELEKHEIEPSESVEADQQIPAKLATAVDKAMLQRIGDAHLAMPEGFTVHPRVRPVLEKRREMAYEGRIDWAFAELLALGSLIAEGKLVRLSGQDTQRGTFTQRHAVIVDRKTGEEFTPLQLLATNTDGTPTGGKFLVYNSALSEFAAVGFEYGYSVGNPDAMVLWEAQFGDFVNGAQSIIDEFISSGEAKWGQLSDVVLLLPHGHEGQGPDHTSGRIERFLQLWAEGSMTISMPSTPANYFHLLRRHGKDGIQRPLIVFTPKSMLRNKAAVSDIRDFTESKFRSVLEEPMYTDGEGDRNKVTRVLLTSGKLYYELAARKAKENREDIAIVRIEQLAPLPRRRLAETLDRYPNVKEKFWVQEEPANQGAWPSFGLTLPEMLPDHFTGLKRISRRAMSAPSSGSSKVHAVEQQEILDTAFA; encoded by the coding sequence GTGAGCAGTTCACCTTCACCATTCGGACAGAACGAGTGGCTGGTCGAGGAGATGTATCGCAAGTTCCGCGATGACCCCTCTTCGGTGGATCCCAGTTGGCACGAATTCCTGGTCGATTACTCTCCCGAGCCCACCACCGACACCGCCGCCAACGGGCGCACCACGACCGCGGCTCCCGTGACGCCGCCGACGCCCGCGCCCGCGCCTGCGCCTGCGCCCAAGGCGGAGCCCGCGGCGCAGCCCAAGGCCAAGGAGGCCGCCAAGGAGGCCGCCAAGGAGGCCGGGGCCAAGCCGGAGAAGAAGGTGGAGACCAAGCCGGCAAAGCCGGCCACCGTGGCCGAGGGCGACGAGTCGCAGATCCTGCGCGGCGCCGCGGCAGCGGTCGTCAAGAACATGAACGCGTCGCTGGAGGTGCCGACCGCGACGAGCGTGCGCGCCATCCCGGCGAAGCTGATGATCGACAACCGCGTCGTCATCAACAACCACCTCAAGCGCACCCGCGGCGGCAAGATCAGCTTCACGCACCTGCTGGGCTACGCCATCGTGCAGGCGGTCAAGAAGTTCCCGAACATGAACCGCCACTTCGCGGTGGTCGACGGCAAGCCCACGGCCGTCACACCCGCGCACACCAATCTCGGTCTGGCGATCGACCTGCAGGGCAAGGACGGCAACCGCGCACTGGTGGTCGCGGCCATCAAGCGTTGCGAGACAATGCGTTTCGGTCAGTTCATCGCCGCGTACGAGGACATCGTCCGTCGCGCCCGCGATGGCAAGCTCACCGCGGAGGACTTCTCCGGCGTCACCATCTCGCTCACCAATCCCGGGACCCTGGGCACCGTTCACTCGGTGCCCAGACTCATGCAGGGCCAGGGTGCGATCATCGGCGCGGGCGCCATGGAGTATCCGGCCGAGTTCCAGGGCGCGAGCGAGGAGCGCATCGCCGAACTGGGCATCGGCAAGCTGATCACGCTGACGTCGACCTACGACCACCGCATCATCCAGGGTGCGGAGTCCGGCGACTTCCTGCGCACCATCCACCACCTGCTGCTCGACGACGAGTTCTTCGACGAGATCTTCCGTGAGCTGGGCATCCCGTACGAGCCCGTGCGGTGGCGGACCGACAACCCCGACTCGATCGAGGACAAGAACGCGCGCGTCGTCGAACTGATCGCGGCCTACCGCAACCGCGGTCACCTGATGGCCGACATCGATCCGCTGCGCCTGGACAACACCCGGTTCCGCAGTCACCCGGATCTGGACGTCAACAGCCACGGCCTGACGCTGTGGGACCTGGACCGCGAGTTCAAGGTCGACGGGTTCGCCGGTGCGCAGCACAAGAAGCTGCGCGACATCCTGTCGGTGCTGCGCGACGCGTACTGCCGCCACGTCGGCGTCGAGTACACCCACATCCTCGAACCCGAGCAGCAGCGCTGGATCCAGGAACGCGTCGAGGTCAAGCACGACAAGCCGACCGTCGCGCAGCAGAAGTACATCCTGAGCAAACTCAACGCGGCCGAGGCGTTCGAGACGTTCCTGCAGACCAAATACGTTGGCCAGAAGCGCTTCTCGCTCGAAGGCGCGGAGACCGTCATCCCGATGATGGACGCCGTGATCGACCAGTGCGCCGAGCACGGTCTCGACGAGGTCGTCATCGCGATGCCGCACCGCGGCCGGCTCAACGTGCTCGCCAACATCGTCGGCAAGCCCTACAGCCAGATCTTCAGTGAGTTCGAGGGCAACCTGAACCCGTCGCAGGCGCACGGCTCCGGCGACGTCAAGTACCACCTCGGCGCCACCGGCACCTACATCCAGATGTTCGGCGACAACGACATCGAGGTGTCGCTGACCGCCAACCCGAGCCACCTCGAAGCCGTCGACCCGGTGCTCGAAGGCCTGGTGCGGGCCAAGCAGGACCTGCTCGACACGGGCGAGGAGGGCTCCGACGACCGGTTCTCCGTGGTGCCGCTCATGCTGCACGGGGACGCGGCCTTCGCGGGCCAGGGTGTGGTCGCCGAGACGCTCAACCTGGCGCTGCTGCGCGGCTACCGCACCGGCGGCACCATCCACATCGTGGTGAACAACCAGATCGGATTCACCACGGCGCCAACGGATTCGCGCTCCAGCGAGTACTGCACCGACGTCGCGAAGATGATCGGCGCGCCGATCTTCCACGTCAACGGCGACGATCCGGAGGCCTGCGCCTGGGTGGCGCGGCTGGCCGTCGACTTCCGGCAGGCGTTCAAGAAGGACGTCGTCATCGACATGCTGTGCTACCGCCGCCGCGGTCACAACGAGGGCGACGACCCGTCGATGACCCAGCCGTACATGTACGACGTCATCGACACCAAGCGCGGCTCCCGCAAGGCCTACACCGAGGCCCTGATCGGCCGCGGCGACATCTCGATGAAAGAGGCCGAGGACGCACTGCGCGACTACCAGGGCCAACTGGAGCGCGTCTTCAACGAGGTCCGCGAGCTGGAGAAACACGAGATCGAGCCGAGCGAGTCCGTCGAGGCCGATCAGCAGATCCCGGCCAAGCTCGCGACCGCGGTGGACAAGGCGATGCTGCAACGCATCGGCGACGCGCATCTGGCCATGCCCGAGGGCTTCACGGTGCACCCGCGGGTGCGGCCGGTGCTGGAGAAGCGCCGCGAGATGGCCTACGAGGGCCGCATCGACTGGGCGTTCGCCGAACTGCTCGCGCTCGGGTCGCTGATCGCCGAGGGCAAGCTGGTGCGGCTGTCCGGGCAGGACACCCAGCGCGGCACGTTCACCCAGCGCCACGCGGTGATCGTCGACCGCAAGACCGGCGAGGAATTCACGCCGCTGCAGCTGCTGGCCACCAACACCGACGGCACGCCGACCGGCGGCAAGTTCCTGGTGTACAACTCCGCGCTCAGCGAGTTCGCGGCGGTGGGCTTCGAATACGGCTATTCGGTGGGCAACCCCGACGCGATGGTGTTGTGGGAGGCGCAGTTCGGCGATTTCGTCAACGGCGCGCAGTCGATCATCGACGAGTTCATCAGCTCGGGTGAGGCCAAATGGGGTCAGCTCTCCGACGTCGTGCTGCTGCTGCCGCACGGCCACGAGGGTCAGGGTCCCGACCACACCTCGGGACGCATCGAGCGTTTCCTGCAGCTGTGGGCCGAGGGTTCGATGACGATCTCGATGCCGTCGACCCCGGCGAACTACTTCCACCTGCTGCGCAGGCACGGCAAGGACGGCATCCAGCGCCCGCTGATCGTGTTCACGCCCAAGTCGATGCTGCGCAACAAGGCCGCCGTCAGCGACATCCGCGACTTCACCGAGAGCAAGTTCCGCTCGGTGCTCGAGGAGCCGATGTACACCGACGGCGAGGGCGACCGCAACAAGGTCACCCGCGTGCTGCTGACCAGCGGCAAGCTGTACTACGAGCTGGCCGCGCGCAAGGCCAAGGAGAACCGCGAGGACATCGCGATCGTGCGCATCGAGCAGCTCGCGCCGCTGCCGCGCCGCAGGCTCGCCGAGACGCTCGACCGGTACCCGAACGTCAAGGAGAAGTTCTGGGTGCAGGAGGAGCCGGCCAACCAGGGCGCGTGGCCGTCCTTCGGTTTGACGCTCCCCGAGATGCTGCCGGACCACTTCACCGGCCTCAAGCGCATCTCGCGGCGCGCGATGTCGGCGCCGTCGTCGGGTTCGTCGAAGGTGCATGCCGTGGAGCAGCAGGAGATCCTCGACACAGCGTTCGCCTGA